In Streptomyces sp. NBC_00878, a single window of DNA contains:
- a CDS encoding rod shape-determining protein, with the protein MSFIGRDMAVDLGTANTLVYVRGRGIVLNEPSVVAINTNTGGILAVGAEAKKMIGRTPGNIVAVRPLKDGVIADFEITERMLRYFILKIHKRRYLARPRVVVCVPSGITGVERRAVIEASSQAGARQVHIIEEPMAAAIGSGLPVHEATGNMVVDIGGGTTEVAVISLGGIVTAQSIRVAGDELDNAIIQHIKKEYSLLLGERTAEQIKITIGSAYDLDNDEHTEIRGRDLVSGLPKTVVISAAEVRKAIEEPVNAIVDAVKTTLDKCPPELSGDVMDRGIVLTGGGALLRGLDERLRRETGMPIHIAEDPLDSVALGSGKCVEEFEALQQVLDAQPRR; encoded by the coding sequence TGGTGTACGTCAGGGGTCGCGGGATCGTACTCAACGAGCCGTCCGTCGTCGCGATCAACACCAACACCGGTGGCATCCTCGCGGTCGGCGCGGAAGCGAAGAAGATGATCGGGCGGACGCCGGGCAACATCGTTGCCGTGCGCCCGCTGAAGGACGGTGTCATCGCCGACTTCGAGATCACCGAGCGCATGCTCCGCTACTTCATCCTGAAGATCCACAAGCGGCGCTACCTCGCCCGTCCGCGCGTCGTCGTCTGTGTGCCCTCGGGCATCACGGGCGTCGAGCGCCGTGCCGTCATCGAGGCGTCGTCCCAGGCCGGCGCCCGCCAGGTGCACATCATCGAGGAGCCCATGGCCGCGGCCATCGGCTCCGGCCTGCCGGTCCACGAGGCCACGGGCAACATGGTGGTGGACATCGGCGGCGGCACCACCGAGGTCGCGGTCATCTCGCTCGGCGGAATCGTCACGGCACAGTCCATCCGCGTCGCCGGCGACGAGCTGGACAACGCGATCATCCAGCACATCAAGAAGGAGTACTCGCTCCTTCTCGGTGAACGGACGGCCGAGCAGATCAAGATCACGATCGGTTCCGCGTACGACCTCGACAATGACGAACACACCGAAATCCGCGGCCGGGACCTTGTCTCCGGCCTTCCGAAGACCGTGGTCATCTCGGCCGCCGAAGTCCGCAAGGCGATCGAGGAGCCCGTCAACGCCATCGTCGACGCGGTCAAGACCACTCTCGACAAGTGCCCGCCGGAGCTGTCCGGCGACGTCATGGACCGCGGGATCGTGCTGACCGGCGGCGGCGCCCTGCTGCGCGGCCTCGACGAGCGGCTGCGCCGCGAGACCGGCATGCCGATCCACATCGCCGAGGATCCGCTGGACAGCGTGGCGCTCGGCTCCGGCAAGTGCGTCGAGGAGTTCGAGGCGCTCCAGCAGGTTCTGGACGCCCAGCCGCGCAGATGA
- the mreC gene encoding rod shape-determining protein MreC — protein MRDTRESRLLLVLLIAIAFALITVDIRGGKDSPVDGARQAAATVFGPIENGVSSAVDPVGNAIEAVKGSGGRHDRIAQLERDNAALKAKLGSDDRTRSRVRQLDKMLKTAGAGQYGIKGAEVIAIGAAQGFSWTVTIDVGANDGIKRDMTVLNGDGLVGRVTTVGPNTATVLLANDPDFTVGTRMESTDELGFASGQGDRPLRVELLNGKAKIRNGDRLVTFGSQADKPFVPGVPVGIVTRVDPSGGDLTRTLYVTPYVSFTKLDIVGVVVQAPRKDPRDEVLPAKPKPTPTPTVTVTVTPSAGVPADGLQQQQQEQ, from the coding sequence GTGAGGGACACACGAGAGAGCCGGCTGCTCTTGGTGCTGCTGATCGCCATCGCGTTCGCTTTGATCACGGTGGACATCCGCGGTGGCAAGGATTCGCCGGTCGACGGTGCCCGGCAGGCCGCCGCCACGGTCTTCGGCCCGATCGAGAACGGGGTGTCCTCCGCGGTCGACCCCGTCGGCAACGCGATCGAGGCCGTGAAGGGCTCCGGCGGCCGTCACGACCGCATCGCCCAACTGGAGCGTGACAACGCCGCGTTGAAGGCGAAGCTGGGCAGCGACGACCGTACCCGCAGCCGCGTCAGACAGCTCGACAAGATGCTCAAGACGGCCGGCGCCGGGCAGTACGGCATCAAGGGCGCCGAGGTCATCGCCATAGGAGCGGCCCAGGGCTTCTCCTGGACCGTCACCATCGACGTCGGTGCGAACGACGGCATCAAGCGCGACATGACCGTCCTGAACGGGGACGGTCTGGTCGGGCGCGTGACGACCGTGGGGCCCAACACCGCCACCGTGCTGCTCGCCAACGACCCCGACTTCACCGTCGGCACGCGCATGGAGTCCACCGACGAGCTGGGCTTCGCGTCCGGCCAGGGCGACCGACCGCTGCGCGTGGAACTGCTCAACGGCAAGGCCAAGATCAGGAACGGCGACCGGCTGGTCACCTTCGGATCCCAGGCCGACAAGCCGTTCGTGCCCGGCGTCCCCGTCGGCATCGTGACCCGCGTCGACCCCTCCGGTGGCGACCTGACCCGCACGCTGTACGTCACGCCCTACGTGTCCTTCACGAAGCTCGACATCGTCGGCGTCGTCGTCCAGGCACCGCGCAAGGACCCCCGCGACGAGGTGCTGCCGGCCAAACCGAAGCCGACGCCCACGCCGACGGTGACCGTGACGGTCACGCCCTCGGCCGGCGTGCCCGCCGATGGTCTGCAGCAACAGCAGCAAGAGCAGTAG
- the mreD gene encoding rod shape-determining protein MreD: MRFNRMLLSTTLVVVALVIQVSVLARLHLPGAVPDLLLLTVLGLALVYGHVGGALIGFGAGLLADLAPPADHAAGRYALVLCVIGYLAGLAKPDNGQLRSATGPMAVVVAAAIGSTLLYAGVGALVGDTAARHVGLSSLLFTAALYDLLLAPFVVPGIMALARRAENDPLAEAGGGGGSGKKPDVTAGWLSSGTGLSIGSQRGGLRVKAAKARVARAGRIKGVKRL, from the coding sequence ATGCGCTTCAACCGAATGCTGCTCTCGACGACCCTGGTGGTCGTCGCCCTGGTGATCCAGGTGAGCGTTCTCGCCCGGCTCCATCTGCCGGGCGCCGTGCCCGACCTGCTGCTGCTCACCGTCCTCGGCCTCGCCCTGGTCTACGGCCATGTCGGCGGCGCCCTCATCGGCTTCGGCGCGGGCCTGCTCGCCGACCTGGCCCCGCCCGCCGACCACGCCGCCGGGCGCTACGCCCTCGTGCTGTGCGTCATCGGCTACCTCGCCGGACTCGCCAAGCCCGACAACGGCCAACTGAGGTCCGCGACCGGCCCGATGGCCGTGGTCGTCGCCGCCGCGATCGGCTCCACGCTCCTGTACGCGGGAGTGGGCGCCCTCGTCGGCGACACCGCCGCCCGCCATGTGGGCCTGAGCAGCCTGCTGTTCACGGCCGCGCTGTACGACCTGCTGCTCGCCCCGTTCGTCGTGCCCGGGATCATGGCCCTGGCCCGGCGCGCCGAGAACGACCCGCTCGCCGAAGCTGGTGGCGGTGGCGGTTCCGGCAAGAAACCCGACGTCACCGCGGGCTGGCTGTCCTCCGGCACGGGTCTGAGCATCGGCAGCCAGCGCGGCGGCTTGAGAGTCAAGGCGGCCAAGGCGCGGGTCGCCCGCGCGGGACGCATCAAGGGGGTCAAGCGGCTGTGA
- the mrdA gene encoding penicillin-binding protein 2 gives MTNIPETGRTPRVQIRLVVIQVLVLSLLGTLGGRLWYLQIRNGDEYAKEASGNHVQQVVSPAVRGSILDARGVPIADNETRLVVSASRTDLLKMKDDGDAVLTKLAGILGMKAKDVMDKVRLCDAKTPQPCWNGSPYQPIPITDEATAKQALQIRERAEDFPGITAEPQAVRRYAAPGEANTAQVLGYLSPVTDEEITKAKDTASPYLRSDQVGRSGLERQYDKELRGKAGVTRYEVDNLGRVIGQAKSDEAQPGANVVTSIDSRVQRVAEYELNDAMKEARKGFDDNTGENYKADSGAVVVMEAKTGRVVAMASNPSYDPNAWVGGISGKDYTKLTGKGSNYPLLNRAIQGQSAPGSVFKVVPTAAAVNAGYSFDGPYECSSSYSIGGQVFQNFESKGYGPISLGRALEVSCDTVFYRLSHEEWKKDGGIKPNKNAKNWFYKTAHQFGLGSETGIDLPNEVSGRIPDRQWKLNYWKANKAAWCKYGKKGGTYAEQIAYENCLEGNRMRAGDSVNYSIGQGDTLVTPIQMATIYGAISNGGTLYDPTVGKAIISPDGKTVQEIKPKSHGKLPMTRQTRDEIDDALAGVATRGTAAWRFGGWPQDEIPMHAKTGTAEVYGKQTTSWFTTYTKDYTVVMTISQGGTGSGASGPAVRNIYNALYGVSTDGKIDKKNALLYSPQKSLPKVEADGSIDAPKVEKYPGKKERVTEEGQLPVAGDDPAATVTDPNTGNNRDTRRRDARRGTGRPKKRRRTLT, from the coding sequence GTGACCAACATCCCGGAGACCGGCCGGACCCCACGGGTCCAGATCCGGCTCGTCGTCATCCAGGTCCTCGTGCTCTCGCTCCTCGGCACCCTCGGCGGGCGCCTGTGGTACCTCCAGATCCGCAACGGTGACGAGTACGCCAAGGAAGCCTCCGGCAACCACGTCCAGCAGGTCGTCAGCCCCGCCGTGCGCGGCTCGATCCTCGACGCGCGCGGGGTGCCGATCGCCGACAACGAGACCCGGCTCGTGGTCTCCGCGTCCCGCACCGACCTGCTGAAGATGAAGGACGACGGCGACGCCGTCCTCACCAAGCTCGCGGGCATCCTCGGAATGAAGGCCAAGGACGTCATGGACAAGGTCCGGCTGTGCGATGCGAAGACGCCGCAGCCGTGCTGGAACGGCTCGCCCTACCAGCCGATCCCCATCACCGACGAGGCCACGGCCAAGCAGGCCCTGCAGATCCGCGAGCGCGCCGAGGACTTCCCCGGCATCACCGCCGAACCGCAGGCCGTCCGCCGGTACGCTGCCCCCGGCGAGGCCAACACCGCGCAGGTCCTCGGCTATCTCTCGCCCGTCACCGACGAGGAGATCACCAAGGCCAAGGACACCGCGTCGCCGTATCTGCGCTCCGACCAGGTCGGCCGCTCGGGCCTTGAGCGCCAGTACGACAAGGAGCTGCGCGGCAAGGCCGGCGTCACCCGCTACGAGGTCGACAACCTCGGCCGCGTGATCGGCCAGGCCAAGAGCGACGAGGCCCAGCCCGGTGCCAACGTCGTCACCAGCATCGACTCCCGCGTCCAGCGCGTCGCCGAGTACGAGCTGAACGACGCGATGAAGGAGGCCCGCAAGGGTTTCGACGACAACACCGGTGAGAACTACAAGGCCGACTCCGGCGCGGTGGTCGTCATGGAGGCCAAGACCGGCCGGGTCGTCGCGATGGCGTCCAACCCGTCGTACGACCCGAACGCCTGGGTCGGCGGGATCTCCGGCAAGGACTACACCAAGCTCACCGGCAAGGGCTCCAACTACCCGCTCCTGAACCGCGCGATCCAGGGCCAGTCGGCCCCCGGCTCCGTCTTCAAGGTCGTCCCGACGGCCGCCGCGGTCAACGCGGGCTACTCCTTCGACGGCCCCTACGAGTGTTCCAGCTCGTACTCCATCGGCGGCCAGGTCTTCCAGAACTTCGAGTCGAAGGGGTACGGCCCGATCAGTCTCGGCCGCGCCCTGGAGGTTTCCTGCGACACCGTCTTCTACCGGCTCTCCCACGAGGAGTGGAAGAAGGACGGCGGCATCAAGCCGAACAAGAACGCCAAGAACTGGTTCTACAAGACGGCCCACCAGTTCGGCCTCGGCAGCGAGACCGGCATCGACCTGCCGAACGAGGTCAGCGGCCGCATCCCCGACCGCCAGTGGAAGCTGAACTACTGGAAGGCCAACAAGGCCGCCTGGTGCAAGTACGGCAAGAAGGGCGGCACGTACGCCGAGCAGATCGCGTACGAGAACTGCCTCGAAGGCAACCGGATGCGTGCCGGTGACTCCGTCAACTACTCGATCGGCCAGGGCGACACCCTCGTCACGCCGATCCAGATGGCGACGATCTACGGGGCGATCTCCAACGGCGGCACCCTCTACGACCCGACCGTCGGCAAGGCGATCATCAGCCCCGACGGCAAGACCGTCCAGGAGATCAAGCCGAAGTCGCACGGCAAGCTGCCGATGACGCGGCAGACCCGCGACGAGATAGACGATGCCCTCGCGGGAGTCGCGACCCGCGGTACGGCCGCCTGGCGGTTCGGCGGCTGGCCGCAGGACGAGATCCCGATGCACGCCAAGACGGGTACGGCCGAGGTCTACGGCAAGCAGACGACCTCGTGGTTCACGACGTACACCAAGGACTACACGGTCGTCATGACCATCTCCCAGGGTGGTACGGGTTCCGGCGCCTCGGGTCCCGCCGTGCGCAACATCTACAACGCGCTGTACGGCGTCTCGACGGACGGCAAGATCGACAAGAAGAATGCCCTGCTCTACTCGCCGCAGAAGAGCCTGCCGAAGGTCGAGGCCGACGGTTCGATCGACGCCCCGAAGGTCGAGAAGTACCCGGGCAAGAAGGAGCGGGTCACCGAGGAGGGGCAGCTGCCGGTGGCCGGTGACGACCCGGCCGCCACCGTGACCGACCCCAACACCGGCAACAACCGCGACACCCGAAGGCGCGACGCCCGAAGGGGCACCGGCCGCCCGAAGAAGAGGCGGAGGACGCTCACATGA